A stretch of Mycobacterium sp. ITM-2016-00316 DNA encodes these proteins:
- a CDS encoding hydantoinase/oxoprolinase family protein, whose product MGTLINIDNGGTLTDICVWDGGAFTFTKTLTTQHDLSECLFSGIEKASTALYGEADTTRLLHATEHIRYSTTQGTNALVQRRGPMIGILTTLDTLDTRMQNTAAEEKLFTGLVADRFLTIDPEAADFEFDAVQKVNRLTTLGAARVVVAGGSADEERRLRHILLRKFPRHLLGSVPLLYSWELAGDRDDARRVWSCVVNAFLHPTMERFLYGAERRLQDYKVVNPLLVYRNDGASSRVAKSIALKTYSSGPRGGLEGTAALAKVYGLSHALMMDIGGTTTDVGVVEDGSVAVSDRGAIEGVQISYPMSDVASAGVGGSSVIQVVDGSITVGPQSVGAAPGPACFGFGGKQATITDVNLLLGVLDADTYLDGTFTLDASRSRTVVTETIADPLGISLEEALIRMEHAYFQALSASFGHLVSDGTTLLAFGGAGPMSATGAARLAGVKKVLVPRTAAVFSAFGISFSDIGKTYEVLIDEPSADAARATHAALLARAERDMFQEGYALADCHTTWQLLVENPDDATVSQLPYEPGDEVDYPGAVVSLQLNAAAPLPHPNLETDVPIRPVAAPAQGTRAVRSTADRIDDVAVHVLDELSPGHTGEGPAIIEGPFFTARVLPDWSFRVTAAGDLMLTDIH is encoded by the coding sequence ATGGGAACCCTCATCAACATCGACAACGGTGGAACGCTGACCGACATCTGTGTCTGGGACGGCGGTGCGTTCACCTTCACTAAGACCCTGACAACCCAGCACGATCTGTCGGAATGCCTGTTCAGCGGTATCGAGAAGGCGTCGACCGCCCTCTACGGCGAGGCCGACACCACCCGGCTGCTGCACGCCACCGAGCACATCCGATATTCGACCACCCAGGGCACCAATGCCCTGGTACAGCGGCGCGGACCGATGATCGGCATCCTCACCACGCTGGACACCCTCGATACCCGGATGCAGAACACTGCCGCCGAGGAGAAGCTGTTCACCGGGTTGGTTGCCGATCGCTTCCTGACGATCGACCCCGAGGCCGCGGACTTCGAGTTCGACGCCGTCCAGAAGGTGAACCGGCTCACCACCCTCGGGGCGGCGCGGGTCGTCGTCGCTGGGGGCAGCGCGGACGAGGAAAGACGGCTGCGGCACATTCTGCTGCGCAAGTTCCCCCGGCACCTGCTTGGTTCGGTGCCGCTGCTCTACAGCTGGGAGTTGGCCGGCGACCGCGACGACGCACGCCGCGTGTGGTCCTGCGTGGTCAACGCTTTCCTGCATCCGACGATGGAGCGGTTCCTCTACGGGGCCGAACGGCGCCTGCAGGACTACAAGGTGGTCAACCCGCTGCTGGTCTACCGCAACGACGGCGCCTCCTCGCGGGTGGCGAAATCGATTGCCCTCAAGACATATTCGTCCGGACCTCGCGGAGGCCTGGAGGGCACCGCGGCGCTGGCGAAGGTGTACGGACTGTCGCACGCACTGATGATGGACATCGGGGGCACCACGACCGACGTCGGCGTCGTGGAAGACGGATCGGTGGCGGTGTCGGACCGGGGCGCCATCGAAGGTGTGCAGATCTCCTATCCGATGAGTGATGTGGCCTCGGCGGGTGTCGGCGGTTCCTCGGTCATCCAGGTCGTCGACGGCAGCATCACCGTGGGCCCGCAGTCCGTCGGTGCCGCACCCGGGCCGGCTTGCTTCGGATTCGGCGGCAAGCAAGCCACGATCACCGACGTCAACCTGCTGCTGGGGGTCCTCGACGCCGACACCTACCTCGACGGCACCTTCACCCTCGACGCATCCAGATCCCGCACGGTGGTCACCGAAACGATCGCGGACCCGCTGGGCATCTCGCTGGAGGAAGCCCTGATCCGGATGGAGCATGCCTACTTCCAGGCGTTGTCGGCATCGTTCGGGCACCTCGTCAGCGACGGCACCACACTGCTGGCATTCGGCGGGGCCGGACCTATGAGTGCCACCGGCGCAGCCAGACTGGCCGGTGTCAAGAAGGTGCTCGTCCCACGCACGGCGGCGGTGTTCTCTGCCTTCGGAATCTCGTTCTCCGACATCGGCAAGACCTACGAGGTGCTGATCGACGAGCCCAGCGCCGACGCCGCCCGCGCGACGCACGCCGCACTGCTGGCCCGCGCGGAACGGGACATGTTCCAGGAAGGGTATGCGCTGGCCGACTGCCACACGACCTGGCAGCTGCTGGTCGAGAACCCCGATGACGCAACGGTGTCACAGCTGCCGTATGAGCCCGGTGACGAGGTCGACTATCCCGGCGCCGTGGTGTCGCTGCAGTTGAATGCCGCTGCGCCACTGCCTCACCCGAACCTCGAGACGGATGTCCCGATTCGGCCGGTGGCCGCCCCGGCACAGGGAACGCGCGCGGTTCGTTCGACCGCCGACCGGATCGATGACGTCGCCGTGCATGTCCTCGATGAACTCTCACCCGGACATACCGGAGAGGGGCCGGCCATCATCGAGGGCCCGTTCTTCACCGCTCGAGTCCTGCCGGACTGGTCATTCCGGGTCACGGCGGCCGGCGACCTGATGCTCACCGACATCCACTGA
- a CDS encoding acetone carboxylase subunit gamma yields the protein MRVPMTEYLVIDLDSERWVCRVCAHDMGSAHENYKPGTLVYDRDPREIHQPIIDPDRYEYTFSPDPTYCRILEYYCPGCATQIECEYLPPGHPPAVDILVDIPALRKQWEQRGIDAEAAHNYGPGEDAQKYTAALKAAGHTH from the coding sequence ATGCGAGTCCCCATGACCGAATACCTCGTGATCGACCTCGACTCCGAACGTTGGGTGTGCCGGGTGTGCGCCCACGACATGGGCTCGGCGCACGAGAACTACAAGCCGGGAACGCTGGTGTACGACCGGGATCCCCGGGAGATCCACCAGCCGATCATCGACCCCGACCGCTACGAGTACACATTCAGCCCCGACCCCACGTACTGCCGGATTCTGGAGTATTACTGCCCCGGCTGCGCGACCCAGATCGAATGCGAGTACCTCCCCCCGGGGCACCCGCCGGCCGTCGACATCCTCGTCGACATCCCGGCGCTGCGAAAGCAATGGGAACAACGCGGCATCGATGCCGAAGCGGCGCACAACTACGGCCCCGGCGAGGACGCCCAGAAGTACACCGCAGCACTCAAGGCCGCCGGCCACACCCACTGA
- a CDS encoding hydantoinase/oxoprolinase family protein — protein sequence MKRISVDIGGTFTDCFFVWDGNYVDAKALTTHHNLAIGFNEALDLACKRAGLDRSTVLSEVDSVRYATTLGTNALIERNGPKVAAIVTHGFEDTIPLSRGRGYGEGLDYAMQQNLPAAERPEPLVPRQLIRSVKERINSAGKVVARLDPEDVRTVVRELVDAGAEAIVVSLVNATENPEHELAIQEIILDEFPPHELGAIPMLLGHQVSGRKGEYVRATSTIIDGYLHEIMFHALAQLSSNLRDFGYDKPMLVIHNSGGMAQMNSTDALQTIHSGPIAGVGAAEHLSNETGLGHVIATDMGGTSFDIGLVPEGGVKHYDFLPTIDRWLVSVPMVHLDTLGAGGGSIASYDRIHNSVKIGPKSAGSNPGPACYDRGGLKPTVTDADLVLGYLDPDNYANGYIKLNRKRSMFAIEEELSDPLDMDPIEVARVIKDGVDEQMAIGIGKELRVRGYLPEDFTMLAYGGNGPLHACGVARHAGIKRVLAPPFSSVFSACGAGNMKQLHFHERGVHVTMYNATTRALYDNYDEFNAVVAELEARGREDLVRQGFSEQNVQYRLELDMRYGNQLLTQAVALSDIHRISGVGDVLDVIKTFGDVYSHRFGASSAAPEAGIRCSTIRVASYVDGDVVNFEPLDAGGQRSAPEPVGHRSAHFIGIDKPIDTPVFDDSALAPDRVIAGPAIVTTENTTFLVEPGWRLEPTAQGAVWFLQD from the coding sequence ATGAAACGAATATCGGTCGACATCGGTGGCACGTTCACCGACTGCTTCTTCGTCTGGGACGGCAACTACGTCGACGCCAAGGCGCTCACCACCCATCACAACCTGGCCATCGGGTTCAACGAGGCCCTCGACCTGGCGTGCAAACGCGCCGGGCTGGACCGCTCGACCGTGCTCTCCGAGGTCGATTCGGTGCGATACGCAACCACCCTCGGCACCAACGCACTTATCGAGCGCAACGGTCCGAAGGTGGCCGCGATCGTCACCCACGGCTTCGAGGACACCATCCCGCTGTCGCGCGGCCGGGGCTACGGCGAGGGTCTGGACTACGCGATGCAGCAGAACCTGCCCGCTGCGGAACGACCGGAACCCCTGGTGCCGCGGCAGCTGATCCGATCGGTCAAGGAGCGGATCAACTCCGCCGGTAAGGTGGTCGCGCGGCTGGATCCCGAGGACGTCCGCACCGTGGTCCGCGAACTCGTCGACGCCGGCGCCGAAGCCATCGTCGTGTCGTTGGTCAACGCCACCGAGAACCCCGAACACGAACTCGCGATCCAGGAGATCATTCTCGACGAGTTCCCGCCGCACGAACTCGGTGCCATCCCGATGCTGCTCGGCCACCAGGTGTCGGGACGCAAGGGCGAATACGTCCGTGCCACGTCGACGATCATCGACGGCTATCTGCACGAGATCATGTTCCACGCGCTGGCCCAGCTGTCCAGCAACCTGCGCGACTTCGGTTATGACAAGCCGATGCTGGTGATCCACAACTCCGGTGGCATGGCGCAGATGAACTCCACCGATGCCCTGCAGACCATCCACTCCGGCCCCATCGCCGGGGTGGGAGCCGCCGAGCACCTCTCGAACGAGACCGGGCTCGGCCATGTCATCGCCACCGATATGGGGGGCACCTCCTTCGATATCGGCCTAGTGCCCGAGGGCGGGGTCAAACACTACGACTTCCTGCCCACCATCGACCGCTGGCTGGTGTCGGTGCCGATGGTGCACCTGGACACCCTCGGTGCCGGCGGCGGATCGATCGCGAGCTACGACCGCATCCACAACTCCGTCAAGATCGGCCCGAAATCGGCCGGCTCCAACCCGGGCCCGGCATGTTACGACCGCGGCGGATTGAAGCCGACCGTGACCGACGCCGACCTGGTGCTGGGCTACCTCGACCCGGACAACTACGCCAACGGCTATATCAAGCTCAACCGCAAGCGCTCGATGTTCGCCATCGAGGAGGAGCTCAGCGACCCGCTCGATATGGATCCGATCGAGGTCGCACGCGTGATCAAGGACGGTGTCGACGAGCAGATGGCCATCGGCATCGGCAAGGAGCTGCGGGTGCGCGGCTACCTGCCGGAGGACTTCACCATGCTGGCCTACGGCGGCAACGGGCCGCTGCACGCCTGTGGGGTTGCTCGGCACGCCGGTATCAAACGTGTGCTGGCACCGCCCTTCTCATCAGTGTTCTCGGCATGCGGTGCGGGCAACATGAAGCAGTTGCACTTCCACGAGCGAGGCGTGCACGTCACCATGTACAACGCCACCACTCGGGCGCTGTATGACAACTACGACGAGTTCAATGCCGTCGTCGCGGAACTCGAGGCGCGCGGCCGCGAGGACCTGGTGCGGCAGGGATTCTCCGAACAGAATGTCCAATACCGTCTGGAACTGGACATGCGTTACGGCAATCAGCTGCTGACTCAGGCGGTGGCACTGTCCGATATCCACCGGATCTCCGGCGTCGGCGATGTGCTGGACGTCATCAAGACGTTCGGCGATGTCTACAGTCACCGTTTCGGCGCGTCATCGGCGGCACCGGAAGCCGGAATCCGTTGCAGCACCATCCGAGTGGCCTCCTATGTGGACGGCGACGTGGTGAACTTCGAACCGCTCGACGCCGGTGGGCAACGTAGCGCGCCGGAGCCGGTCGGCCACCGCAGCGCCCACTTCATCGGGATCGACAAGCCGATCGACACCCCGGTGTTCGACGACAGCGCCCTGGCCCCCGACCGGGTCATTGCCGGCCCGGCCATCGTGACCACCGAGAACACCACCTTCCTGGTCGAACCCGGTTGGCGACTGGAGCCCACTGCCCAGGGCGCTGTCTGGTTCCTGCAGGACTGA
- the mrx1 gene encoding mycoredoxin Mrx1: MAPTSEAQLTMYTTSWCGFCNRLKTALKAEGIAWDEIDIEADPSAAEFVGSVNNGNHVVPTVKFADGSTLTNPNVKQVKAKLA; this comes from the coding sequence ATGGCCCCCACTTCTGAAGCCCAGCTGACCATGTACACCACGTCGTGGTGCGGCTTCTGCAACCGGCTCAAGACGGCGCTGAAGGCCGAGGGCATCGCCTGGGACGAAATCGACATCGAGGCCGATCCGTCCGCCGCCGAATTCGTCGGGTCGGTGAACAACGGCAACCATGTGGTGCCGACGGTGAAATTCGCGGACGGGTCCACGCTGACCAACCCGAACGTCAAGCAGGTCAAGGCCAAGCTGGCCTAG
- a CDS encoding sigma-54-dependent Fis family transcriptional regulator, with the protein MPNSDTRLLRVAAARADFLEYGGSGAAGVSDVLAASWERSQAAGVDVSHPDVQFTDEIDTASLLVRCARPVLQQLEIDTADMPLVIALTDKKARVVERIDSSTAVARLLDRVHLAPGFSYAESTMGTNGIGTVFEAGQPVSVVGPEHFSENLHLFACTGAPVIDPVTGRLEGVLDISTLSSTWSPLMHTLVKSAAKDIGRNLLLDRGQAQRAIFDTYLKVTARAARQAVFAFGDSVFMANSAAQQMFDADEQRAVREHAMFLMAGKDRVSDTITLPGERLVRIRGTRILAGAEVAGMVVIADVVTVRQPGSPADFSEQQLPQVAVATPQTSQIVGGLSRSRDSMAGGTSPAWVRACTDLCQALEQGRPALVVGEPGSGKFTLVAELFHAVYPSGRAISVDATQLSVEGPASDLGSLLGYPAEPTLHIIRDIDKGSTDSVERLGSYFSAVAAMEGPAWVVATGSDSASAADLPFRQLLHHFEVSIAIPPLRCRTDDLAALTAALLRGIAPARKVRLSPEAQRLIARYSWPRNISQLREALVHAVRRRPVGEIQESDLPGYCQTASRHALTPLEAAERDAIVTALRDTGGNRVAAAAHLGMSRSSLYRKVKAYGITA; encoded by the coding sequence ATGCCCAACAGCGATACGCGGTTACTGCGGGTTGCTGCCGCACGGGCGGACTTCCTTGAGTACGGCGGCAGCGGCGCCGCCGGCGTCTCCGACGTCCTCGCCGCATCATGGGAGCGCAGCCAGGCGGCCGGGGTGGACGTGTCGCATCCGGACGTGCAGTTCACCGATGAGATCGACACGGCCTCGCTGTTGGTGCGCTGCGCGCGACCGGTGCTGCAACAGTTGGAGATCGATACCGCGGACATGCCGCTGGTGATTGCGCTGACCGACAAGAAGGCCCGGGTGGTGGAGCGTATCGACAGTTCTACCGCCGTGGCCAGGCTGCTGGACCGGGTGCATCTGGCCCCCGGATTCAGTTATGCCGAGTCGACGATGGGCACCAACGGCATCGGCACGGTATTCGAAGCGGGACAACCGGTCAGCGTGGTCGGCCCCGAGCATTTCAGCGAGAACCTGCATCTGTTCGCCTGTACGGGCGCCCCGGTCATCGACCCGGTGACGGGCCGTCTGGAGGGAGTGCTGGACATCTCGACGCTGTCATCGACGTGGAGTCCGCTGATGCACACCCTTGTCAAGAGCGCGGCCAAGGACATCGGGCGCAATCTTCTGCTCGACCGGGGACAGGCACAACGTGCCATCTTCGACACCTATCTCAAGGTCACCGCGCGGGCCGCTCGGCAGGCGGTGTTCGCGTTCGGAGATTCGGTCTTCATGGCCAATTCGGCCGCTCAGCAGATGTTCGACGCCGACGAACAGCGCGCCGTACGTGAGCATGCGATGTTCCTCATGGCGGGCAAGGACAGAGTCAGCGACACCATCACCTTGCCCGGAGAGCGCCTGGTCCGCATCCGGGGAACCCGGATCCTGGCGGGGGCGGAGGTGGCGGGCATGGTGGTGATCGCCGATGTCGTGACCGTGCGTCAGCCTGGGTCGCCCGCGGACTTCAGCGAGCAGCAGTTGCCTCAGGTCGCCGTCGCCACACCGCAGACTTCGCAGATCGTCGGCGGTTTGTCGCGCTCACGGGACTCGATGGCGGGGGGCACCTCGCCGGCCTGGGTGCGTGCGTGTACGGATTTGTGCCAGGCCCTTGAACAGGGCCGGCCAGCTTTGGTCGTCGGTGAACCGGGGTCGGGAAAGTTCACCCTGGTGGCCGAATTGTTCCATGCGGTGTATCCGAGCGGGCGAGCGATCTCGGTGGACGCCACCCAGCTCAGCGTCGAGGGTCCGGCCTCCGACCTCGGCTCATTGCTCGGTTATCCCGCTGAGCCGACACTGCACATCATTCGCGACATCGACAAGGGCAGTACCGACAGCGTCGAGCGCCTGGGGTCGTATTTCTCGGCGGTGGCGGCGATGGAAGGGCCGGCCTGGGTGGTTGCCACCGGGTCCGACTCGGCGTCCGCTGCCGATCTTCCGTTTCGCCAGCTGCTGCATCATTTCGAAGTGTCGATAGCGATTCCGCCGCTTCGTTGCCGTACCGACGATCTGGCGGCGCTCACCGCGGCGTTGCTGCGCGGGATCGCGCCCGCTCGTAAGGTGCGCCTCAGCCCCGAGGCGCAACGTCTGATCGCGCGATACTCGTGGCCGCGCAACATTTCTCAGCTGCGTGAGGCGCTGGTGCATGCGGTGCGGCGCAGGCCGGTAGGTGAAATCCAAGAGTCCGATCTGCCCGGGTATTGTCAGACTGCGTCCCGTCACGCGTTGACCCCGCTGGAGGCCGCCGAACGCGACGCCATCGTGACGGCGTTGCGCGATACCGGTGGCAATCGGGTCGCGGCGGCGGCGCATCTGGGGATGTCGCGGTCGAGTTTGTACCGGAAGGTCAAGGCCTACGGCATCACTGCGTGA
- a CDS encoding hydantoinase B/oxoprolinase family protein, translated as MTTVNERPTGTLTDEEQQWVDRFMDETTLFLGPDREIMRSHSISERSDHEEVAIAAGVDRLQVERIRKRIAGALDEGYEMCEAQGAAPGAKWGDLTTAIYTASGDVSYLSCHGVIAFSAILHHPIRYIMKYWKDEPTVGVNPGDGFIHNDARYGNVHNTDQSMIMPIMRDGEIIAWVAATIHEGENGACEPGGMPSGSETAFDDGLRMSPFKIVERGELRRDLLTFLQHSVRDPKLQLADLKVKITAVRKIMERIDAVIDEVGVDTFVGALRTTVEDVDVEVRRRIAELPDGTYRFDQFMDSTLKENILIKFACTITVKGDHMTVDLRGTGPEILNRAINSPLCSVKSMMMQAILAFWWPDLPRCTAAMSCIDIISDEGTWADASYDAPMGQSLQASFRGFSCMQALYGRMSFSTPNKYSNVVSNWFNQINTFLWGGITQHGDMVGNLCADLNGMPGGAKPFRDGEDAISPLFCAMADTAEQEVMEEEVPFMQLVAKRLVRDNMGFGKFTGGMGYEMIVAAEGTPQWGFMTVTSGAKFSSIYGMYGGYGCGTYPLAMVKGTNVYEHFRTDNMKFDLSIEKVMNERPFPDGRYSTSHMGLQFDLAKDGELYMISQGAGGGYGDPLERRPESVIHDAELGRISQKVAEDIFAVRYDPATFRIDAAGTEAARAAARKQRLQRGKPFAEFCAEFVTPEPPKDLPYYGSWGTWTPEKQDITATVYSIDGPERVCAPLADLPIVMVPDRREVKIGKLEARIAELEAKHGEQITRLT; from the coding sequence ATGACAACAGTCAACGAACGCCCGACCGGCACGCTCACCGACGAAGAGCAGCAATGGGTGGACCGCTTCATGGACGAGACCACTCTCTTCCTCGGCCCAGACCGCGAAATCATGCGCAGCCACAGCATTTCCGAGCGATCGGATCATGAAGAGGTGGCCATCGCCGCCGGCGTGGACCGGCTGCAGGTCGAACGCATCCGCAAGCGCATCGCGGGCGCCCTCGACGAGGGTTATGAGATGTGCGAGGCCCAGGGTGCCGCCCCCGGCGCCAAATGGGGCGACCTCACCACCGCGATCTACACCGCCTCCGGCGATGTCTCATATCTGTCCTGCCACGGAGTGATCGCATTCAGTGCGATCCTGCACCACCCGATCCGGTACATCATGAAGTACTGGAAGGACGAACCCACCGTCGGGGTGAACCCGGGTGACGGATTCATCCACAACGATGCCCGGTACGGCAACGTGCACAACACCGACCAGTCGATGATCATGCCGATCATGCGCGACGGCGAGATCATCGCCTGGGTGGCCGCCACCATCCACGAAGGCGAGAACGGGGCGTGCGAACCCGGTGGCATGCCCTCGGGTTCGGAGACGGCGTTCGACGACGGGCTGCGGATGAGCCCGTTCAAGATCGTCGAGCGCGGGGAGTTGCGCCGGGATCTGCTGACCTTCCTGCAGCATTCGGTGCGCGACCCCAAGCTTCAGCTCGCCGACCTCAAGGTGAAGATCACCGCAGTTCGCAAGATCATGGAACGCATCGACGCCGTGATCGACGAGGTCGGTGTCGACACCTTCGTGGGCGCACTGCGCACCACGGTCGAGGATGTCGACGTCGAAGTCCGCCGCCGGATCGCCGAACTCCCCGATGGCACCTACCGCTTCGACCAGTTCATGGACAGCACCCTCAAAGAGAACATCCTCATCAAGTTCGCCTGCACGATCACGGTCAAGGGTGACCACATGACCGTGGACCTGCGCGGCACCGGTCCCGAAATCCTCAATCGGGCCATCAATTCGCCGCTGTGTTCGGTGAAATCGATGATGATGCAGGCCATTCTGGCGTTCTGGTGGCCCGATCTGCCCCGCTGCACCGCCGCGATGAGCTGCATCGACATCATCTCCGACGAAGGCACATGGGCCGACGCATCCTACGATGCCCCGATGGGCCAGTCGTTGCAGGCCTCATTTCGCGGATTCTCCTGCATGCAGGCGCTCTACGGCAGGATGTCCTTCTCCACCCCGAACAAGTACAGCAACGTGGTGTCCAACTGGTTCAACCAGATCAACACCTTCCTCTGGGGCGGCATCACCCAGCACGGGGACATGGTCGGCAACCTGTGCGCCGATCTCAACGGGATGCCCGGCGGCGCAAAACCGTTCCGGGACGGCGAGGATGCGATCTCTCCGCTGTTCTGCGCCATGGCCGATACCGCCGAGCAGGAGGTGATGGAGGAAGAGGTGCCGTTCATGCAGCTCGTCGCCAAGCGCCTGGTCCGCGACAACATGGGATTCGGGAAGTTCACCGGCGGAATGGGTTACGAGATGATCGTGGCCGCCGAAGGTACACCCCAGTGGGGCTTCATGACGGTGACATCGGGTGCCAAGTTCTCCTCGATCTACGGCATGTACGGCGGCTACGGCTGCGGTACCTATCCGCTGGCGATGGTCAAGGGCACCAACGTCTACGAGCACTTCCGGACCGACAACATGAAGTTCGACCTGTCGATCGAGAAGGTCATGAACGAGCGTCCCTTCCCGGACGGTCGATACTCCACGTCGCACATGGGCCTGCAGTTCGACCTCGCCAAGGACGGTGAGCTGTACATGATCAGCCAGGGTGCCGGCGGCGGATACGGCGACCCGCTGGAGCGCCGGCCGGAATCGGTGATCCACGATGCCGAACTGGGCCGAATCAGCCAGAAGGTGGCCGAGGACATCTTCGCCGTTCGCTACGATCCCGCGACGTTCCGCATCGACGCGGCCGGCACCGAGGCCGCCCGGGCCGCCGCACGCAAGCAACGCCTGCAGCGGGGTAAGCCGTTCGCGGAATTCTGCGCGGAGTTCGTCACACCGGAGCCTCCGAAGGATCTGCCGTACTACGGATCCTGGGGAACCTGGACGCCGGAGAAACAGGACATCACCGCGACCGTCTACTCCATCGACGGTCCCGAGCGGGTCTGTGCACCCCTGGCGGACCTTCCGATCGTGATGGTCCCGGATCGTCGCGAGGTCAAGATCGGCAAGCTCGAGGCCCGCATCGCCGAGCTCGAAGCCAAGCACGGCGAGCAGATCACCCGACTCACCTGA